In Tachysurus vachellii isolate PV-2020 chromosome 1, HZAU_Pvac_v1, whole genome shotgun sequence, a genomic segment contains:
- the LOC132837904 gene encoding macrophage mannose receptor 1-like: protein MVTLPALLLLIFSASTSPVHSHLSSFHLIPGHMNQTEARKACRENYTDLVTVYSDEHNTELANLVIKAGLGSGWIGLSHSNLSEKWSNGDPITFRNLTGDCGTSSYCATMKADGTWESAQCTVTRNFMCYEPDATSQTNNYHLILENKTWYEAQHYCRQRYTDLVSIRDQQHNEEVKIKGLNSTKPFWIGLLCDDWQWIDGGISAYRNWVWQSGEPYPSPYNCVVLSGGRWYSWLCNNSYPALCYYTSIHVSEEALSWENALDYCDKKNRAGLLQIESDHDQTDVENELRRRRVSEPVWVGLRQSQLFGFWIWPDGKAVFPYSNWDEGKQPEHQLSQHCGAVVPQKSYRWKDMNCDAQYKALCHIRCSP, encoded by the exons CTTCTACTTCTCCAgtccacagtcacctcagttcATTTCATTTGATTCCGGGTCACATGAATCAGACTGAGGCTCGAAAAGCTTGCAGAGAAAATTACACCGACCTTGTTACTGTGTACTCTGATGAACACAACACTGAACTTGCTAACCTGGTGATAAAGGCTGGTCTGGGTTCTGGCTGGATCGGACTCTCTCACAGTAATTTAAGTGAGAAATGGTCTAATGGTGATCCTATAACATTCAGAAATCTGACAGGGGATTGTGGGACATCGAGCTACTGTGCTACTATGAAGGCCGATGGTACATGGGAAAGTGCACAGTGCACAGTGACAAGAAATTTCATGTGCTATGAACCAG ATGCTACCTCTCAGACTAATAATTATCATCTAATCCTTGAGAATAAGACCTGGTATGAAGCTCAGCATTACTGTAGACAGAGATACACTGACCTGGTCAGCATCAGAGATCAGCAGCACAACGAAGAGGTGAAGATTAAAGGGTTAAACAGTACCAAACCCTTCTGGATCGGCCTGCTGTGTGATGACTGGCAGTGGATTGATGGAGGAATCTCTGCCTATAGAAACTGGGTTTGGCAGAGCGGAGAACCTTATCCATCACCATACAATTGTGTAGTACTGAGTGGAGGGAGATGGTACTCATGGCTATGCAATAATTCATATCCTGCTTTGTGCTACTACA CTTCCATCCATGTGAGTGAAGAGGCTCTGAGCTGGGAGAATGCGCTGGATTACTGTGATAAAAAGAACAGAGCTGGATTGTTGCAGATTGAGTCTGACCATGACCAGACTGATGTGGAGAATGAGCTCAGAAGGAGGCGTGTCTCTGAGCCTGTGTGGGTGGGGCTTAGACAGAGCCAGCTCTTCGGGTTCTGGATTTGGCCCGATGGGAAAGCCGTGTTTCCGTACTCCAACTGGGATGAAGGGAAACAGCCTGAGCATCAACTCTCTCAGCACTGTGGTGCTGTCGTTCCACAAAAGAGCTACAGATGGAAAGACATGAACTGTGATGCTCAGTACAAAGCTCTCTGTCACATCAGATGTTCTCCATGA
- the LOC132837962 gene encoding secretory phospholipase A2 receptor-like, whose amino-acid sequence MVTVSVLLLLLSASTPPVQSHLTSLHIIPGDMSQTQAQKACRETYTDLVTVYSDEDNTKLAELMIKAGNVFGWIGLYRSNFSEKWSNGDPVTFRKMTGDCGISSYCAVMKADGSWDSLQCTATGNFMCYEQDASSQTRNYHLILENKTWYEAQHYCRQRYTDLVSIRDQQHNEEVMIKGLNSTTSFWIGLLCDDWQWIDGGISAYRNWYSSQSQQQGNCAKVIRGRWYSVPCCNYYSALCYYNYIHVSEEALSWEKALDYCHEGKKAGILIIDSQAEQEQLESELMRRGVPPGSLWVGLGPNRLSELKVSSEPLTCEDIQRQSEADTHTVDAAPDYVMDSTELRVVCKLK is encoded by the exons ATGGTAACCGTGTCAGTCCTGCTTCTCCTGCTCTCtg CTTCTACTCCTCCAGTCCAGAGTCATCTCACTTCACTCCATATCATTCCGGGTGACATGAGTCAGACTCAGGCTCAGAAAGCTTGCAGAGAAACTTACACCGACCTCGTCACTGTGTACTCTGATGAAGACAACACTAAACTGGCTGAACTGATGATAAAGGCTGGTAATGTTTTTGGCTGGATCGGACTCTATCGCAGTAATTTTAGTGAGAAATGGTCTAATGGTGATCCTGTAACATTCAGAAAAATGACAGGGGATTGTGGGATATCGAGCTACTGTGCTGTTATGAAGGCTGATGGTTCATGGGACAGTCTTCAGTGCACAGCGACAGGAAATTTCATGTGCTATGAACAAG ATGCTTCCTCACAGACTCGTAATTATCATCTAATCCTTGAGAATAAGACCTGGTATGAAGCTCAGCATTACTGTAGACAGAGATACACTGACCTGGTCAGCATCAGAGATCAGCAGCACAATGAAGAGGTGATGATTAAAGGGTTAAACAGCACCACATCCTTCTGGATCGGCCTGCTGTGTGATGACTGGCAGTGGATTGATGGAGGAATCTCTGCCTACAGAAACTGGTATAGCAGTCAATCTCAACAACAAGGCAACTGTGCAAAAGTGATAAGAGGGAGATGGTACTCAGTCCCGTGCTGTAATTATTACTCTGCTTTGTGCTACTACA ATTACATCCATGTGAGTGAAGAGGCTCTGAGCTGGGAGAAAGCGTTGGATTACTGTCATGAAGGGAAGAAAGCTGGAATTCTGATCATCGATTCTCAAGCTGAACAGGAACAGTTAGAGTCTGAGCTCATGAGGAGAGGTGTCCCTCCAGGGTCTCTGTGGGTGGGGCTTGGACCAAACCGTCTCTCCGAGCTGAAGGTGTCATCTGAGCCGCTGACCTGCGAggacatacagagacagagtgaagctgacacacacactgtagacgCAGCACCAGATTATGTGATGGACTCCACTGAACTTCGAGTTGTGTGTAAACTGAAGTAA